In Anaerobacillus isosaccharinicus, one genomic interval encodes:
- a CDS encoding polysaccharide deacetylase family protein produces the protein MRRIILIMMVLVLFFTITVFFKEKEQPMKFGEDHSKYNVSHDLVLSTRFNSDLLQSIANIDLAQIKNNTDYKKQPIEWGENVTGVIRNIPTDEQIIALTFDACGGEWGSGYDDELINYLIAENIPATLFFNSRWIDTNLDKFLYLSSLEQFQIENHGTEHRPLSVNGLTAWGIKGTSNVEEVVEEVISNYEKIKMLTGHSSKYFRSGTAFYDEVAVKIVNELGMNVVNYDILGDAGATFSAQQVKDSLLNSKPGSIALLHMNQPKKETAEGVKMAVPLLREKGFTFVTLDEGFNRSNR, from the coding sequence ATGCGTAGAATAATCTTAATTATGATGGTACTTGTCCTATTTTTTACTATTACTGTATTTTTTAAAGAAAAAGAGCAACCAATGAAGTTTGGGGAAGATCATTCTAAATACAACGTTAGTCATGATTTGGTTCTTTCCACTCGGTTCAATAGTGATCTATTACAATCGATAGCGAATATAGACCTAGCCCAAATTAAAAACAACACTGACTATAAAAAGCAGCCAATTGAATGGGGCGAGAATGTAACTGGTGTCATCAGAAACATTCCAACTGACGAGCAAATTATTGCCTTAACCTTTGATGCATGCGGTGGCGAGTGGGGAAGCGGCTATGACGATGAACTGATCAATTATCTAATTGCAGAAAATATTCCGGCTACCTTGTTTTTTAATAGTCGTTGGATTGACACGAACCTCGATAAGTTTTTATACTTATCTTCTCTTGAACAGTTTCAAATTGAAAACCATGGGACAGAGCATCGCCCCCTATCAGTTAACGGTCTAACAGCTTGGGGAATTAAGGGAACTAGTAACGTTGAAGAGGTGGTCGAAGAGGTTATTTCAAACTATGAAAAGATCAAAATGCTTACTGGGCATTCTTCAAAATACTTTCGTTCTGGTACGGCCTTTTATGACGAAGTTGCCGTTAAAATTGTTAATGAGTTAGGAATGAACGTTGTAAATTATGATATTTTAGGTGATGCAGGTGCAACTTTTTCTGCTCAACAAGTAAAGGATTCATTATTAAATTCAAAGCCAGGTTCGATTGCTCTATTGCATATGAACCAACCAAAAAAGGAAACAGCTGAAGGTGTAAAAATGGCTGTTCCCTTACTTAGAGAAAAAGGTTTTACTTTTGTTACTCTTGACGAAGGCTTTAATCGTTCAAATCGTTAA
- the fdhD gene encoding formate dehydrogenase accessory sulfurtransferase FdhD, giving the protein MTRKYCPDEFPITLCLNGYELATYQLTKADLDDWAVGYLYSEGIINEPGDLKRLTIDEDHGRVLVDMHNEFDAEAFSQKQKHFTAGCGKGVTFFSMTDVKKFPKIKTTRTVTLSYLLKKRHEFAQNSPLYLETGGMHGACLVDKDGNITVREDVGRHNAVDKVLGYAVREGLDPKSLILLTTGRVSYEMLSKAARFGIGLIGTRTAATKQAVQLANFLQIEIVGYVRGKMATVYTSQGRVLNDVSKVAGEQP; this is encoded by the coding sequence ATGACTCGAAAATATTGTCCGGATGAGTTTCCAATTACGCTTTGTTTAAATGGCTATGAATTAGCAACATACCAATTGACGAAAGCCGATCTTGATGATTGGGCAGTCGGGTATCTTTATTCAGAAGGTATTATTAATGAGCCCGGTGACCTGAAAAGGTTAACTATAGATGAAGACCACGGCAGAGTACTTGTTGATATGCATAATGAGTTCGATGCTGAAGCGTTTTCGCAAAAACAAAAACATTTCACTGCAGGTTGCGGAAAAGGTGTTACTTTCTTTTCGATGACTGATGTGAAAAAGTTTCCAAAAATCAAGACGACAAGAACTGTGACGCTCTCTTACTTATTAAAGAAGCGCCATGAATTCGCGCAAAATTCACCACTTTATTTAGAAACTGGTGGAATGCACGGTGCTTGTCTTGTTGATAAAGATGGAAACATTACTGTTCGCGAAGACGTTGGTCGTCACAATGCAGTCGATAAAGTGCTTGGGTATGCAGTCCGTGAAGGATTAGATCCGAAAAGTTTAATTCTACTTACTACTGGAAGGGTCTCTTATGAAATGTTGTCAAAAGCAGCCCGCTTTGGGATTGGTTTAATTGGCACACGAACAGCTGCAACAAAACAAGCAGTTCAACTTGCAAATTTCTTGCAAATTGAAATTGTCGGTTACGTTAGGGGAAAAATGGCTACCGTTTACACATCGCAAGGAAGAGTATTAAATGATGTTTCAAAGGTTGCTGGGGAACAACCTTAA
- the fdnG gene encoding formate dehydrogenase-N subunit alpha, with protein MFDLSRRQFLKLSGTTAATLAIVELGFKPKEASAQAREFKIARTTTTPTICPYCSVGCGILVHVNEEKNDVLFTEGDPDHPINRGSLCSKGTSIRQLYTSDRRLEKPLYRAPGSDKWEVKEWDWTLDKIAENIKKTRDEHFVEKADGLIVNRNEGIASLGGAALENEECYLIQKFMRGLGSTFIEHQARIUHSSTVAGLAPTVGRGAMTNHWIDIQFADCILVIGANPAENHPISMKYVQKAKDRGGKLVSVDPRYTRTSQMADVYAAMRSGTDIAFIGGLINYALENDLIHKEYVVNYTNASLIVNENYKFEDGIFSGYDADKRSYDRGTWTFEKEENGDLKRDISLQHPRSVFQLMKKHYSRYDVDTVCSVTGTPKEDYLKVAEAFCSTGAQDKVGTIMYAMGTTQHTVGSQNVRSYGMLQLLLGNLGRSGGGVNALRGECNVQGSTDFGLLFHILPGYLPTPMALEKNKDLASYNEAETPHGGFWNNRPKFLASFLKSMYADNATPENDFLYDYLPKRGRDSSHISLFEAMYDGDIKGLLVWGQNPVVGGPNSTKEKKALGKLDWMVAIDLWETETGAFWKREAGNDPASIQTEVFMLPACGPYEKEGSVSNSGRWMQFRWKALEPKADSKSDVWVVHNLAKRVKELYKGDNSTKGKIQQALSWNFGDGSYPDNDLVNKEINGYDLTTGETLTTFGNLKDDGTTSSGNWIYCGFYTDRNRAKDRDNVDTGMENYLNWSFSWPVNRRVLYNRAGCTPAGQPWDFREGIRWNGETWAGHYDVPDFPPTKAPNAEADPGAAALAGHRGTDAFIMQGTGLGGLFAPMNDGPFPEHYEPYESPVPNAFSSVELNPAVKIWTGDYNDKGDKKDFPIVVTTYRLTEHWQSGSMTRNLEWLSEISGHMFVEMSEDLAEEKGIKNKDKVILSSARGEIEAYAMVTKRFKPYTIRGEKVHHIGMPWHFGYMGIAQGAIANTLTPHIGDANTMIPEYKAFLGNVRRAN; from the coding sequence ATGTTTGATTTATCACGTAGACAGTTTTTAAAGTTGTCTGGTACAACAGCGGCTACGCTTGCTATCGTCGAATTAGGCTTTAAGCCAAAAGAAGCTTCAGCACAAGCGAGAGAATTTAAAATCGCTCGTACAACAACAACACCTACGATTTGTCCTTATTGTTCAGTAGGTTGTGGAATTTTAGTTCACGTAAATGAAGAAAAAAATGATGTTTTATTCACTGAAGGAGATCCAGATCATCCAATTAACCGTGGTTCACTTTGTAGTAAAGGAACTTCAATCCGTCAGTTATATACTTCTGACAGACGTTTAGAAAAGCCTTTATACCGTGCACCAGGTAGCGATAAATGGGAAGTAAAAGAGTGGGATTGGACATTAGATAAAATTGCTGAAAACATTAAGAAAACACGTGATGAGCACTTTGTTGAAAAAGCAGACGGACTTATCGTCAATCGTAATGAAGGAATTGCTTCATTAGGTGGAGCAGCTCTAGAAAACGAAGAATGTTACTTAATTCAAAAGTTTATGAGAGGCTTAGGCTCAACATTTATTGAGCATCAGGCCCGTATATGACACAGCTCTACGGTTGCCGGTCTGGCACCTACAGTTGGTCGTGGCGCAATGACAAATCACTGGATTGATATCCAGTTTGCAGATTGCATATTAGTTATCGGGGCAAACCCAGCAGAAAACCATCCAATCAGTATGAAATATGTACAAAAGGCTAAAGATCGTGGTGGAAAGCTGGTATCAGTTGACCCACGTTACACACGTACGTCTCAAATGGCTGATGTTTATGCGGCGATGCGTTCAGGTACGGATATTGCTTTCATAGGTGGTTTAATCAACTATGCACTTGAAAACGACTTAATCCACAAAGAGTACGTTGTAAACTACACAAATGCATCACTTATCGTTAACGAAAACTATAAGTTCGAAGATGGTATTTTCTCAGGTTATGATGCTGACAAGCGCAGTTACGACAGAGGAACGTGGACATTTGAAAAAGAAGAGAATGGCGACTTGAAGAGAGATATTTCTCTACAACATCCACGCTCTGTATTCCAATTAATGAAAAAGCACTATTCACGCTATGATGTAGATACAGTTTGTTCAGTAACTGGTACTCCAAAAGAAGATTACCTTAAAGTAGCAGAAGCTTTCTGTTCAACAGGTGCTCAAGATAAAGTTGGAACAATCATGTATGCAATGGGTACAACACAGCATACAGTAGGTTCGCAAAATGTTCGTTCTTATGGAATGCTTCAATTACTATTAGGTAACCTTGGTAGATCTGGTGGTGGGGTAAACGCACTACGTGGTGAATGTAACGTTCAAGGTTCAACAGACTTTGGTTTATTATTCCATATCTTACCTGGGTATTTACCAACACCGATGGCTCTTGAGAAAAATAAAGACCTTGCTAGCTATAATGAGGCTGAAACTCCTCATGGTGGTTTCTGGAACAATCGTCCGAAATTCTTAGCGAGTTTCTTAAAATCTATGTATGCCGATAATGCAACACCTGAAAATGATTTCTTATATGACTACCTACCAAAACGTGGTAGAGATAGCTCTCATATTTCTTTATTTGAAGCAATGTATGATGGTGACATTAAAGGATTACTAGTGTGGGGACAAAACCCAGTTGTTGGTGGACCAAACAGTACAAAAGAAAAGAAAGCATTAGGTAAACTTGACTGGATGGTTGCTATTGACCTTTGGGAAACAGAGACAGGTGCTTTCTGGAAGAGAGAAGCTGGAAATGATCCTGCTAGCATTCAAACAGAAGTATTCATGTTACCTGCTTGTGGACCTTATGAAAAAGAAGGGTCAGTTTCTAACTCAGGGCGTTGGATGCAATTCCGTTGGAAAGCTCTTGAGCCAAAAGCAGATTCTAAATCAGACGTATGGGTTGTTCATAACTTAGCAAAACGAGTAAAAGAACTATATAAAGGCGACAACTCTACTAAGGGTAAAATCCAACAAGCTCTTTCTTGGAACTTTGGTGATGGAAGCTATCCAGATAACGACTTAGTAAATAAAGAGATTAACGGATATGATTTAACAACTGGAGAAACACTTACTACTTTTGGAAACCTAAAAGATGATGGAACTACTTCAAGTGGTAACTGGATTTATTGTGGTTTCTACACAGATCGCAACCGTGCAAAAGATCGTGATAATGTAGATACAGGAATGGAGAATTACTTAAATTGGTCATTCTCTTGGCCAGTAAACCGTCGTGTTCTTTACAATCGTGCAGGTTGTACACCGGCTGGTCAACCATGGGATTTCCGTGAAGGAATTCGCTGGAATGGTGAAACATGGGCAGGTCATTACGATGTTCCTGACTTCCCGCCTACAAAAGCACCAAACGCTGAAGCAGACCCAGGTGCTGCTGCATTAGCTGGTCATAGAGGAACTGACGCGTTTATTATGCAAGGAACTGGTCTAGGTGGTTTATTTGCACCAATGAATGATGGTCCATTCCCTGAGCACTATGAACCGTATGAGAGCCCAGTACCTAATGCGTTCTCAAGTGTTGAATTAAACCCTGCAGTTAAGATTTGGACGGGTGATTATAACGATAAAGGTGATAAAAAGGACTTCCCGATCGTTGTAACTACGTACCGTTTGACAGAGCACTGGCAATCAGGTTCAATGACACGTAACCTTGAATGGTTATCAGAGATTTCTGGCCACATGTTCGTTGAAATGAGTGAAGATTTAGCTGAAGAAAAAGGGATTAAAAATAAAGATAAAGTGATCTTAAGTTCGGCACGTGGTGAAATTGAAGCTTATGCAATGGTAACGAAGCGCTTCAAACCATACACAATTCGTGGAGAAAAAGTTCATCATATTGGAATGCCGTGGCATTTCGGATATATGGGAATTGCTCAAGGTGCTATTGCTAACACGTTAACACCTCATATTGGGGATGCAAACACAATGATCCCAGAATATAAAGCATTCCTCGGTAATGTTAGGAGGGCTAACTAA
- a CDS encoding 4Fe-4S dicluster domain-containing protein, translating to MTTKYSKLVDVTRCDGCRACMVMCKNWNDLPVEPEEFKGSYQSHDKCGANTWNVLTFTEHETENGGFEWLFRHSACMHCTDAACVKVCPEDAMHYTEFGTVNTNYDKCVGCGYCVQNCPFGIVQLTTLVDEKGKEYEQAQKCTMCVDRLQEGMKPACVEVCHMDALVYGDKADMVALAEERLAKVKDRYPNANIYNPIGVDGTQTFYLLADKPSVYGLPENPKVPTSATVWKDYAQPLGKAMLGVTTMAVIGGFISNKLFNKQGEEGGNHDE from the coding sequence ATGACTACTAAATACTCGAAACTTGTTGACGTAACTCGTTGCGACGGTTGTCGTGCTTGTATGGTAATGTGTAAAAACTGGAATGACCTTCCTGTAGAGCCTGAGGAATTTAAAGGAAGCTATCAATCTCATGATAAGTGTGGAGCTAATACGTGGAATGTTCTAACATTCACGGAGCATGAAACAGAAAATGGTGGTTTTGAGTGGTTATTCCGTCACAGTGCTTGTATGCATTGTACAGATGCTGCTTGTGTAAAGGTTTGCCCTGAAGATGCGATGCATTATACAGAGTTTGGAACAGTTAATACAAACTATGATAAGTGTGTAGGTTGTGGATATTGTGTGCAAAACTGCCCATTCGGAATCGTTCAATTAACAACACTTGTTGATGAAAAAGGCAAAGAATACGAGCAAGCACAAAAATGTACAATGTGCGTAGATAGACTTCAAGAAGGCATGAAGCCTGCGTGTGTTGAGGTTTGTCACATGGATGCACTAGTATACGGAGATAAAGCTGACATGGTAGCTTTAGCCGAAGAGCGTTTAGCAAAAGTGAAAGATCGTTATCCAAATGCAAACATTTACAATCCAATTGGTGTAGATGGAACGCAAACATTCTATTTATTAGCTGATAAACCAAGTGTTTATGGACTTCCTGAAAATCCTAAGGTTCCTACATCAGCAACAGTTTGGAAAGATTATGCGCAACCACTAGGAAAAGCAATGCTTGGTGTAACAACGATGGCTGTTATTGGTGGGTTCATTTCTAACAAACTATTTAACAAGCAAGGTGAAGAAGGAGGAAACCACGATGAGTAG
- a CDS encoding formate dehydrogenase subunit gamma, which yields MSSRQQTVKRFSKWVIIAHWTNALAFFALYITALPLYTDFFSWMYPIFGGPENLRLLHRIFAVIFVLPPLVMLIVDPKSLFHWLKQTLTWRKEDIQFFVKFPKEFFGGHVKDMPKQDFFNAGEKLNSLLTITCAILLIGSGIVMWMPELFPLALIQWAYPLHNIAFGLSVAVVVGHIYLSLGHPGSKASMQGMTKGDVPVKYAKEHHGKWYDELVAKGEIKEEKPVKKGKGA from the coding sequence ATGAGTAGTAGACAACAAACGGTAAAGCGTTTTAGCAAGTGGGTTATTATCGCTCACTGGACTAATGCTCTAGCTTTCTTCGCCCTATATATTACAGCTCTACCGCTTTATACTGATTTCTTTAGTTGGATGTATCCTATCTTTGGTGGACCGGAAAACTTACGATTATTACACCGTATCTTTGCTGTAATCTTTGTTTTACCACCACTAGTTATGTTAATTGTTGATCCGAAGAGCTTATTCCATTGGTTAAAGCAAACTTTAACTTGGAGAAAAGAAGATATCCAATTTTTCGTGAAATTCCCAAAAGAATTTTTTGGTGGACACGTGAAAGATATGCCAAAACAAGACTTCTTCAATGCTGGGGAAAAGTTAAACTCTTTATTAACAATTACATGTGCGATTCTTTTAATCGGTTCAGGTATCGTTATGTGGATGCCGGAATTATTCCCATTAGCACTTATTCAATGGGCATATCCACTTCACAACATTGCCTTTGGACTTTCAGTAGCTGTTGTAGTCGGACACATTTATTTATCTCTTGGTCACCCAGGTTCGAAAGCATCTATGCAAGGGATGACAAAAGGTGATGTTCCTGTGAAATACGCAAAAGAGCATCATGGTAAATGGTATGACGAGTTAGTTGCAAAAGGTGAAATTAAAGAAGAAAAGCCTGTCAAAAAAGGTAAAGGAGCATAA
- a CDS encoding formate dehydrogenase accessory protein FdhE → MKPTVISEEYLELQTEISNKQAEWAKSIDTSKVVEKKSIQHKQVPIIAQTTVNVNLDQYKEWIIELADFLVDKNNDLQNDVTKLKEILDADTVKKWANEVQAFNQIYFTTFAEQAELPEWLPYFIAEHSIRPFLRVVSDVYKEELPSLNTKGSCPCCGEPTRLAVLEGKGLKMIVCPRCEAKWNQKRLHCSFCGNEEHEGLSYYTIENDKSSKLEVCSKCNGYIKIIDTRKLFKKQTAFLLDLTSLHLDFVAQENGFGTPKEEEEVKS, encoded by the coding sequence ATGAAACCAACAGTAATCTCTGAAGAATATTTAGAGCTACAAACGGAAATTTCTAATAAACAAGCAGAATGGGCTAAATCAATAGATACAAGTAAAGTTGTAGAAAAAAAGTCTATACAACATAAACAAGTACCTATCATTGCACAAACAACTGTGAATGTTAATCTTGATCAATATAAGGAATGGATAATTGAACTAGCGGATTTTCTAGTAGATAAAAATAATGATTTACAAAATGACGTAACAAAGCTAAAAGAAATTTTAGATGCAGACACTGTAAAGAAATGGGCAAACGAAGTTCAAGCGTTTAATCAAATTTATTTTACAACTTTTGCAGAACAGGCAGAGTTACCAGAGTGGCTTCCATACTTCATCGCAGAACATTCGATTCGTCCTTTCTTACGTGTAGTTTCCGATGTGTATAAGGAGGAACTACCGAGCCTAAATACAAAGGGTAGCTGTCCGTGCTGTGGCGAGCCAACTCGTTTAGCTGTTTTAGAAGGTAAAGGATTAAAGATGATTGTGTGTCCACGTTGTGAAGCAAAATGGAATCAAAAGCGGTTACACTGCTCATTTTGTGGTAATGAAGAACACGAAGGCTTAAGCTATTACACAATCGAAAATGATAAAAGTTCAAAGTTAGAAGTGTGTAGTAAATGTAACGGCTACATCAAGATTATTGACACAAGAAAATTATTTAAAAAACAAACAGCTTTTTTACTTGACCTAACAAGTCTCCACCTCGACTTCGTCGCCCAAGAAAACGGCTTCGGCACACCGAAAGAAGAGGAAGAGGTAAAGAGCTAA
- the mobA gene encoding molybdenum cofactor guanylyltransferase: MKAGAIILAGGKSSRMGKNKALLPIDGVSNIERIVKSLAGIFAEIIIVANDEEAFEFLNLPIVKDKVKEKGPLAGIQAGLLAAKHETNLFIACDMPFISPQIAKQLVEQSEGFDAVVPVIDGKQHPLFAVYKKSLLPTLEDCLLTNQLRMKHLIERVNVNYRTEEHLLNKEIAKLDQVFYNMNHPSEYEEAKNLIGK; this comes from the coding sequence ATGAAGGCAGGGGCTATTATTTTAGCTGGTGGGAAATCAAGTCGTATGGGTAAGAACAAGGCGTTATTACCGATTGATGGGGTTTCTAATATTGAGAGAATTGTAAAGAGCTTAGCTGGAATTTTTGCGGAGATTATCATCGTTGCTAATGACGAAGAAGCGTTTGAATTTTTAAATCTTCCGATCGTTAAAGATAAAGTGAAAGAAAAAGGACCGTTAGCAGGGATCCAAGCTGGATTGCTTGCTGCAAAACATGAAACAAATCTTTTTATTGCTTGTGACATGCCTTTTATTTCCCCACAAATTGCGAAACAGCTAGTCGAACAAAGTGAAGGTTTTGATGCGGTTGTTCCAGTCATTGATGGAAAGCAACACCCTTTATTTGCTGTTTATAAAAAATCATTGTTACCAACATTAGAAGACTGCTTACTGACGAACCAATTACGAATGAAGCATTTAATTGAACGTGTAAATGTTAACTATAGAACTGAAGAGCATCTTTTAAACAAAGAAATTGCTAAACTTGATCAAGTTTTCTATAATATGAATCATCCTTCAGAATATGAAGAAGCAAAAAATTTGATTGGAAAATAG
- the glp gene encoding gephyrin-like molybdotransferase Glp produces MQFFKVKTVEETYTLIEEFVKAIKDTEEIPLEESLHRILAEDIIATENVPSFPRSTVDGYAVMAKETFGSSETMPGFLNVAGSVKMGEEVTTHLKSGEAVYIPTGGMVPPNSDSVIMIEHCEDLAGLLNTYKQVAPGENVIQIGEDVRIGDVLIENGTKLRPQELGAIAAIGKSKVTVYKQLTIGYLSSGDEIVPYETKDLQIGQVRDINALTITSLVNEWGAKAIYAGIVTDDYSEYQRVAKELFDKVDCLVLSGGSSVGAKDYTTKVIETLGQPGVFTHGISIKPGKPTILAMAKDKPVIGLPGHPASAMIIFSLFGEKIVKKLSGETSRNKLERVQVRLTKNIHSSMGRTDYIRVKLSEKDGEWWADPIIGKSGLISTLVQSDGIVEISAEYEGVRQGEFVPAILLR; encoded by the coding sequence ATGCAATTTTTTAAAGTAAAGACAGTTGAAGAAACCTACACACTTATTGAAGAGTTTGTGAAAGCAATTAAAGATACGGAAGAAATACCTCTAGAAGAATCACTTCATCGTATTTTGGCTGAAGACATTATTGCCACAGAGAACGTCCCTAGCTTTCCGAGATCAACAGTAGATGGGTATGCCGTAATGGCAAAAGAAACGTTTGGCTCTTCGGAAACAATGCCTGGGTTTTTAAATGTGGCAGGAAGTGTCAAAATGGGAGAAGAAGTAACAACTCATCTGAAGTCTGGAGAAGCTGTTTACATCCCAACTGGAGGAATGGTTCCACCAAATAGTGATAGCGTTATCATGATTGAACATTGTGAGGATCTCGCTGGCTTGTTAAACACGTACAAGCAAGTTGCGCCTGGCGAAAATGTTATCCAAATCGGTGAGGACGTAAGGATAGGAGATGTACTAATTGAAAATGGTACAAAGCTTCGTCCACAAGAGTTGGGAGCAATCGCAGCCATTGGAAAATCTAAAGTCACAGTCTACAAGCAATTAACAATTGGCTATTTATCTAGTGGTGATGAAATCGTCCCTTATGAAACAAAGGATTTACAAATTGGTCAAGTAAGAGACATAAATGCTCTTACAATTACTAGTCTAGTTAATGAATGGGGAGCAAAAGCCATTTATGCAGGTATTGTTACCGACGACTATAGTGAGTACCAACGTGTGGCAAAAGAACTATTCGATAAAGTCGATTGTCTCGTTCTTTCAGGCGGTAGTTCAGTTGGGGCGAAGGATTATACAACAAAAGTCATTGAAACACTTGGGCAACCTGGTGTCTTTACTCATGGGATATCGATTAAGCCAGGGAAGCCTACAATATTAGCAATGGCCAAAGATAAACCTGTCATTGGGCTACCGGGACATCCAGCGTCTGCTATGATTATCTTTTCACTATTCGGTGAAAAGATTGTGAAAAAACTTAGTGGTGAAACTTCCCGTAACAAGCTAGAGCGTGTACAAGTACGTCTAACAAAGAACATTCATTCATCAATGGGAAGAACTGATTATATTCGTGTGAAACTATCGGAAAAAGACGGTGAATGGTGGGCCGATCCCATTATCGGGAAATCCGGTCTTATCTCTACACTAGTACAAAGTGATGGGATCGTTGAAATTTCAGCTGAATACGAAGGTGTAAGACAAGGCGAATTTGTACCAGCAATTTTGTTGCGTTAG